ATAAATTGCGCCGCTACTGATTGAGATTGGCTGGACTTATTTCACCCAACCATCAACCTGCGCGCGAAAACCACAGGCCTGCATAAAAGCAGCCCGCACGCCTTGATCGGCCTCGCCATCATCGGCAATCCACCAATCCGTTAACGCACCATTCTGCGCAATTGTCTCTTCCAGCAAATATTGCCCCACGCCGCGCCGCTGCGTGACTTCACGCACGTTGAGATGGGTGATCTTCCCCTGCGTGCCGCTAAGCGTTAACTGCAATGCCGCCAGCAGCCGATCGTTAAAACGCGCGGCATACAGATGCTGCGTGTCGCTGAGTTGTGCTTCGAGTTGCACAATATCGATTCCGGGCCAGACTTTAGCTAAATCGATGCGATCCTGGGCGGTTAACGATGCTAAGCGCTGGATTGTCAGCTTCATACCTAATACCTGTACTAGTGCAAAGGCGATAGTGTAGCGAATTTAGACAGTCAGAGCGCTGTCACTTTTTTGCGATGAAAATAGGTCAAATGCCAGCCGGTTTGCCAGGATTGTGGAGTAAGCCAGCAACGATCGTTGAAAAACCCAGCATAACGCGCTGCTATCCTGCTGAAAATTCGGCCATAACAACCAGACGATTCTGCTGATCCACTCAGTCAATTCTGAATATGTCAGTTGATTTACAGAAGAAAGTTCCTGTTTAATAACCTGAAAAATAAAGCCTTATTACCAATAAATGCCAGAAAAGCGTGCTAACCCATTATTGCAGAATGAGTTTTCCTCTTTGACTGGCAGAAAATAAAGCAATCACAACACACGACACAACAGATGGGGAAGTTCGCATGAAAATGAGTAAAGGACGCGCATTACTGGCGGGCTGCGTAGCGTTGGCATTGAGCCATGCTGCGCTGGCGAAAGACATCAAAATTGCCATCGTTGGCGCATCAACGGGTCCAGTCGCGCAGTACGGTGACATGCAGTTTACCGGTGCAGCGCAAGCCATTAAGGACATCAACGCCAAAGGCGGCGTGAACGGTGACAAACTGGTTGGCGTGGAATATGACGACGCCTGTGACCCGAAACAAGCGGTTGCGGTTGCCAACAAAGTGGTTAACGATGGCATCAAATACGTTATCGGCCATTTATGCTCCTCTTCTACTCAGCCCGCTTCAGACATCTATAACGACGAAGGCGTACTGATGATCACGCCAGCCGCTACCGCACCCGAGCTGACTGCGCGTGGCTATGCTGACGTGCTGCGCACCACTGGACTGGACTCCGATCAGGGTCCTACAGCGGCGACGTACATCCTCGATCACATCAAACCAAAACGTATCGCTGTGGTGCATGACAAGCAGCAATATGGCCAGGGCCTGGCGGAATCCGTGCAGAAAACCCTGAAAGCCAAAGGCGGCAACGTGGTGCTGTTTGAAGGTATCACCGCCGGTGATAAAGACTTCTCCACGCTGATTGCGCGTCTGAAGAAAGAGAACGTCGATTTCGTTTACTACGGGGGTTACTACCCGGAGCTGGGCCAGATTCTGCGTCAGGCAAAATCTGCTGGCCTGAATGCCGGCTTCATGGGCCCGGAAGGGGTGGGCAACGCCTCACTGTCTAACATCGCGGGTGATGCGTCTGAAGGCCTGTTCGTGACGCTGCCGAAGCGCTATGACCAGCTGCCAGAGAACAAGGCAATCGTTGATGCGATTAAAGCCAACACCGCGTCTAACCGCAAAGATCCAACCGGTCCGTTCGTCTGGACCACCTACGCCGCGATTCAGTCGCTGGTAGCGGGTATCGAGCGCAGCAAGAGCGATGAGCCTGATGCGATTGCGAAGAACCTAAAAGAGGGCGCTGCCGTCCCAACCGTGATGGGCAACCTGAACTGGGATGAGAAAGGCGATCTGAAGGGCTTCGAATTTGGTGTCTTCAAATGGCACAAAGACGGCTCTTCTACCGCAGTTAAGTAATCCCCCCAAATTCCCTCTCACGCACGCGGGGGAGGGAATTATTCAGCTCCAGAGCAGGTCCTCACTATGTCCGAGCAGTTTCTCTATTTCATTCAGCAGATGTTCAACGGGGTTACCCTCGGGAGCACCTACGCGCTGATCGCCATTGGTTACACCATGGTCTACGGCATTATCGGCATGATCAACTTCGCCCACGGCGAGGTGTACATGATCGGTAGCTATGTCTCCTTTATCGTGATTGCCGCCCTGATGATGATGGGCATCGATACCTCGTGGCTGATGATTGCCGCTGGTTTCGTGATGGCGGTAATTATCTCTAGCGCCTATGGCTGGAGCATCGAACGCGTGGCATACAAGCCGGTGCGATCGTCGAAGCGCCTGATCGCGCTGATCTCGGCCATCGGTATGTCGATCTTCCTGCAGAACTACGTCAGCCTGACGCAAGGTTCGCGCGATCTCGCGCTGCCAAGCTTGATCACCGGGCAATGGACGCTGGGCGAAAGCAACGGCTTTGCCGCCACGCTCTCTACTATGCAGCTGGTGATTTGGGTGGTGACCTTCCTGTCGATGCTGGCGCTGACGCTATTCATTCGTTATTCGCGCATGGGCCGCGCCTGTCGCGCCTGTGCGGAAGACCTGAAAATGGCCAGCCTGCTGGGCATCAACACCGACCGCGTTATCTCCCTCACCTTCATCATTGGTGCGGCGATGGCGGCGGTTGCGGGCGTGTTACTCGGTCAATTCTACGGCTCTATCAACCCGTTTATCGGCTTTATGGCCGGGATGAAAGCCTTCACCGCGGCGGTATTGGGCGGCATCGGCAGCATTCCTGGCGCGATGATTGGCGGCCTGGTGCTGGGTATTGCGGAAGCGCTGACTTCGGCCTATCTGTCGACCGAATATAAAGACGTGGTCTCCTTCGCGCTGCTGATTGTGGTGCTGCTGGTGATGCCAACCGGGATTCTCGGCCGTCCGGAGGTGGAGAAAGTATGAAACGCCTCGGTTTGGTTAACGCCGTCATCTCCACGGTGATGTTGCTGGTGCTTGCCACGTTTTTCATGGGCGTACGGCTCGATCTGGATGGCACCAAACTGGTGGTCGCCAACGCGGGCGCGGTACGCTGGAACTGGATCTTCATTGGCTGTGCGGTGGTGTTTGTCTTCCAGCTGCTGCGTCCGCTGGTCCAGGGCAAACTCAAACGCAGCGGCAAAGGTTTTGTGCTGCCGGGTTTTGATGGATCGACGCCGAAGCAGAAGTTGTTGATGGCACTGGTGATTGCAGCGGCAGTGATTTGGCCGTTTCTGGTGTCGCGCGGCAGCGTTGATATCGCCACGCTGACGCTGATCTACGTAATGCTCGGGCTCGGGCTTAACGTGGTGGTGGGATTATCA
The sequence above is drawn from the Pantoea nemavictus genome and encodes:
- the panM gene encoding aspartate 1-decarboxylase autocleavage activator PanM, with translation MKLTIQRLASLTAQDRIDLAKVWPGIDIVQLEAQLSDTQHLYAARFNDRLLAALQLTLSGTQGKITHLNVREVTQRRGVGQYLLEETIAQNGALTDWWIADDGEADQGVRAAFMQACGFRAQVDGWVK
- a CDS encoding branched-chain amino acid ABC transporter substrate-binding protein, with product MKMSKGRALLAGCVALALSHAALAKDIKIAIVGASTGPVAQYGDMQFTGAAQAIKDINAKGGVNGDKLVGVEYDDACDPKQAVAVANKVVNDGIKYVIGHLCSSSTQPASDIYNDEGVLMITPAATAPELTARGYADVLRTTGLDSDQGPTAATYILDHIKPKRIAVVHDKQQYGQGLAESVQKTLKAKGGNVVLFEGITAGDKDFSTLIARLKKENVDFVYYGGYYPELGQILRQAKSAGLNAGFMGPEGVGNASLSNIAGDASEGLFVTLPKRYDQLPENKAIVDAIKANTASNRKDPTGPFVWTTYAAIQSLVAGIERSKSDEPDAIAKNLKEGAAVPTVMGNLNWDEKGDLKGFEFGVFKWHKDGSSTAVK
- the livH gene encoding high-affinity branched-chain amino acid ABC transporter permease LivH; the protein is MSEQFLYFIQQMFNGVTLGSTYALIAIGYTMVYGIIGMINFAHGEVYMIGSYVSFIVIAALMMMGIDTSWLMIAAGFVMAVIISSAYGWSIERVAYKPVRSSKRLIALISAIGMSIFLQNYVSLTQGSRDLALPSLITGQWTLGESNGFAATLSTMQLVIWVVTFLSMLALTLFIRYSRMGRACRACAEDLKMASLLGINTDRVISLTFIIGAAMAAVAGVLLGQFYGSINPFIGFMAGMKAFTAAVLGGIGSIPGAMIGGLVLGIAEALTSAYLSTEYKDVVSFALLIVVLLVMPTGILGRPEVEKV